One region of Diabrotica undecimpunctata isolate CICGRU chromosome 6, icDiaUnde3, whole genome shotgun sequence genomic DNA includes:
- the LOC140444131 gene encoding uncharacterized protein, which produces MYKLGITFWTIIVILQLSSVGLGLNELPPYFPRCRRNEPNMEKCLIKATEQVRPFVAEGIKDLIPATKSIVIPFVTLEQRGNRALNFKVKITNLTILGVDNYKFKRYTFDPKELTSYAVIDLPHIYLEGEFDLVGNLFFANTKGAGNLYGNITDSQISINLTMRIVKRKGIEYLENTKVEAKVHVGTITGYSFDGVFKENKDIDLLTTTVLKNNLRALIDETAPVVEPALATYFEKAMSKPMETIPYNNIFPK; this is translated from the exons ATGTACAAACTTGGCATCACATTTTGGACTATAATTGTGATTTTGCAACTAAGTTCGGTGGGTCTTGGATTAAATGAATTAC CTCCATATTTTCCAAGATGTAGAAGAAACGAACCAAATATGGAGAAATGTCTCATCAAAGCTACGGAACAAGTTAGACCATTCGTAGCAGAAGGAATTAAAGATTTGATACCAGCAACCAAAAGTATTGTTATCCCATTTGTAACATTGGAACAACGTGGGAATAGAGCcttaaattttaaagttaaaataacaaatttgacGATACTTGGCGTAGATAACTATAAGTTTAAGCGATACAC GTTCGATCCTAAAGAACTAACATCTTACGCAGTTATAGATTTACCACATATTTACCTCGAAGGAGAATTTGATTTGGTTGgaaatttattttttgccaaCACTAAAGGAGCTGGTAACTTGTACGGAAACATAA CCGATTCACAAATCAGTATCAACTTAACGATGAGAATTGTTAAAAGAAAGGGCATTGAATAtttagaaaatactaaagttGAAGCAAAGGTACACGTTGGCACCATTACCGGCTACAGCTTTGATGGAGTATTCAAGGAAAATAAGGATATAG atttacTAACAACTACAGTACTGAAAAATAATTTACGTGCCTTGATTGACGAAACAGCTCCAGTAGTAGAACCAGCCCTTGCTACTTACTTTGAGAAAGCAATGTCAAAACCCATGGAAACCATTCCCTATAATAATATATTTccaaaataa